The Virgibacillus phasianinus genome includes a window with the following:
- a CDS encoding M14 family metallopeptidase: MEIKIRQSDTLWYYSQLFDVPLVLIEQSNPRLEPQNLSVGNSIKIPGFILKPHTIETNDTLWQISSQYNVPMDTLLLTNQTIDSSNLENGSTISIPIRVREFLVQDVADYTYEKMIADIARLSEIYPFFSKQTIGNSVMGKNLTELRIGFGTKRVHVNGAFHANEWITTSVIMKFLNEYLLALTNGTAINGMNMLPLFMETFLSIVPMVNPDGVDLVLNGVPDDSLFAEQVLEIVGQDKDFSEWKANINGVDLNKQFPVLWEIESARSLEKPAPRDYPGPCPWSEPESKAIAELMKVRDFSRVHALHTQGQVIYWGLEGQEIANEYARVSGYESIQDMDNYTGFTDWFIQKYQRPGYTIELGSGVTPLPISQFDKIYEKSLGIFLANLYL; encoded by the coding sequence ATGGAGATCAAGATACGTCAAAGTGATACTTTATGGTATTATAGTCAATTATTTGATGTTCCATTAGTTTTAATAGAACAATCAAACCCTAGACTAGAACCACAAAATTTATCTGTAGGAAATAGTATTAAGATTCCCGGCTTTATTTTAAAACCACATACAATAGAAACCAACGATACATTATGGCAAATATCGTCACAATATAACGTCCCTATGGACACTCTTCTATTAACAAATCAAACAATCGATTCATCAAATCTTGAGAACGGATCGACTATTTCAATACCAATTCGAGTGCGTGAATTTTTAGTACAAGATGTGGCTGATTACACGTATGAAAAAATGATTGCAGATATTGCAAGACTCTCGGAAATTTACCCATTCTTTTCCAAGCAGACGATTGGAAACTCTGTCATGGGGAAAAATTTAACGGAATTGAGGATAGGATTTGGTACAAAACGGGTCCATGTTAATGGGGCATTTCATGCAAATGAGTGGATTACTACTTCAGTTATCATGAAATTTTTAAATGAATACCTGCTAGCTTTAACAAACGGCACAGCAATAAATGGAATGAACATGCTGCCATTATTTATGGAAACTTTCCTCTCAATAGTACCAATGGTAAATCCGGATGGAGTCGATTTAGTTTTAAACGGCGTACCTGATGATTCATTATTTGCGGAACAAGTGTTGGAGATTGTTGGTCAGGACAAAGACTTTTCAGAATGGAAAGCTAATATTAATGGCGTCGATCTAAATAAACAATTCCCGGTACTGTGGGAAATAGAGTCTGCTAGAAGCCTAGAAAAACCCGCACCTCGGGACTACCCAGGGCCATGCCCATGGTCGGAACCGGAATCGAAAGCCATTGCAGAATTAATGAAGGTTCGCGATTTTTCAAGGGTACATGCACTCCACACGCAAGGGCAAGTAATCTATTGGGGATTGGAGGGTCAGGAAATTGCAAACGAATATGCACGTGTAAGCGGGTATGAGTCAATTCAAGATATGGATAATTATACAGGATTTACGGATTGGTTCATCCAAAAGTATCAGCGGCCCGGTTACACGATTGAACTGGGTAGTGGCGTAACCCCACTACCTATTAGCCAGTTTGACAAAATCTATGAGAAAAGTTTAGGAATCTTC
- a CDS encoding DUF362 domain-containing protein has translation MAFVITSPCKDEKSGECVEVCPVDCIEEGKDMFFIDPDICIDCGACEAVCPVEAIYMEDETPEEENEYIEMNRKFFEDR, from the coding sequence TTGGCTTTTGTAATTACATCACCTTGTAAAGATGAAAAATCTGGCGAATGTGTCGAAGTTTGTCCAGTCGATTGTATAGAAGAAGGAAAAGATATGTTCTTCATTGATCCTGATATTTGTATTGATTGTGGAGCATGCGAAGCTGTTTGCCCAGTTGAAGCGATATATATGGAAGATGAAACTCCTGAGGAAGAGAATGAATATATTGAGATGAATCGCAAGTTTTTTGAAGACCGTTAA
- a CDS encoding acylphosphatase yields MITDILVSGVVQGVGFRYATKQLAGEFNLKGWVKNNSDGTVQIQVDGDGKKVQKFIKAIKNNPTGSSHVSDIKVTEIETTETFHQFTIK; encoded by the coding sequence ATGATAACAGATATTTTGGTAAGTGGAGTTGTACAAGGTGTAGGATTTCGCTATGCTACCAAGCAGCTTGCTGGCGAGTTTAACCTTAAGGGCTGGGTTAAAAATAATTCAGATGGTACAGTGCAGATTCAGGTAGATGGAGATGGGAAAAAAGTTCAAAAGTTTATTAAAGCAATTAAAAACAATCCCACAGGCTCTTCCCATGTGAGCGATATCAAAGTGACAGAAATCGAAACTACTGAAACGTTTCATCAGTTTACAATAAAGTAA
- a CDS encoding P1 family peptidase: MMKEIPIQKLTGFRFGHAQNSDALTGCSVIICEDGAVGGVEVRGGAPGTRETDALKPENLVEEVHGVFLSGGSAFGLDVANGVMKFLEEKNVGFDVQVTKVPIVSGAILFDLYPGDSNVRPDSQMGYKACIMAYSNNVFKQGSAGAGMGATVGKCLGSDYVMRGGIGSYAIELGDLQIGAVIAVNAFGDIIDPVTNQILAGVYDRSKQIFLRSDKQMLKQLEKKATNRFTGNTTIGSIMTNAKLSKSQVNKIAAIAHDGFARTIRPSHTLVDGDTLFALSTNKIETDLNVLSMLASMVVENAVMNAVKNAETAFQIPSHSNLEKCL, from the coding sequence ATGATGAAGGAAATACCTATTCAGAAACTTACTGGTTTTCGATTTGGCCACGCCCAAAATAGTGATGCGTTAACCGGCTGTAGCGTTATTATTTGCGAAGATGGTGCGGTAGGCGGTGTTGAGGTTCGCGGTGGAGCACCTGGCACACGGGAAACAGATGCCCTCAAACCGGAAAATCTGGTAGAAGAAGTGCATGGTGTATTCCTGTCTGGCGGAAGTGCATTTGGTCTTGATGTAGCAAATGGGGTAATGAAATTTTTAGAAGAGAAGAATGTGGGATTTGATGTACAGGTGACAAAAGTACCAATTGTTTCCGGGGCTATTTTATTTGATTTATATCCGGGAGATTCAAATGTGCGTCCCGATAGTCAAATGGGTTACAAAGCCTGTATCATGGCCTATTCTAATAACGTTTTTAAGCAGGGAAGTGCCGGTGCAGGTATGGGAGCAACTGTTGGAAAATGTCTTGGCAGCGATTATGTAATGCGAGGTGGAATAGGCAGCTATGCAATTGAACTTGGTGATTTGCAGATTGGGGCAGTTATTGCTGTGAATGCTTTCGGTGATATCATTGATCCTGTAACAAATCAAATATTAGCCGGTGTTTATGATCGTTCCAAGCAAATTTTTCTTAGAAGCGATAAGCAAATGCTTAAGCAGCTTGAGAAAAAAGCAACGAATCGGTTTACGGGAAATACAACAATAGGCTCTATCATGACAAACGCGAAATTATCCAAGTCACAGGTTAATAAAATTGCAGCAATCGCGCATGATGGCTTCGCTAGAACAATTCGCCCATCTCATACTCTTGTCGATGGTGATACGCTTTTTGCATTATCAACAAATAAGATTGAAACCGACCTTAACGTCCTGAGTATGTTAGCAAGCATGGTCGTGGAAAATGCCGTAATGAATGCCGTAAAAAATGCTGAAACAGCTTTTCAAATCCCAAGCCATTCAAATTTGGAAAAATGTTTATAA
- a CDS encoding 3D domain-containing protein, with protein sequence MKKLVSLFVGLIMIGIFATTVAAEEYEVKKGDTLWDIANNHNIEVEELMNVNGLNSTLIHPKQILKLNGHKNKYYIVHKGDTLSGISKSYGDSVTVADLKAWNDLSSDLIITGEQIIVNGTETVQQEVNQLSADVSQAPVKADPVIKEKAGKEVTQSIKKKEAKQSNVEGRTLTVEATAYTANCAGCSGVTATGVNLNENENAKVIAVDPSVIPLGTKVYVEDYGYAVAADTGGAINGQKIDVHFSTKDEAYSWGRKTVDITILE encoded by the coding sequence ATGAAAAAATTAGTATCTTTATTTGTAGGTTTAATTATGATAGGCATTTTTGCAACAACCGTGGCTGCGGAGGAATATGAAGTGAAAAAGGGAGATACCCTTTGGGATATAGCGAATAATCATAACATAGAAGTGGAAGAGTTAATGAATGTAAATGGATTAAATTCTACTTTGATTCATCCGAAACAAATATTAAAACTAAATGGACATAAGAACAAATATTACATTGTACATAAGGGAGATACACTTTCAGGCATCAGCAAATCATACGGTGATAGTGTAACAGTGGCCGATTTAAAAGCGTGGAACGATCTTTCTTCCGATTTGATTATCACGGGGGAACAAATAATAGTGAATGGGACGGAAACTGTTCAACAGGAAGTGAACCAATTATCTGCAGATGTCTCTCAGGCACCAGTAAAGGCTGATCCGGTTATAAAAGAAAAAGCGGGCAAGGAAGTAACCCAATCAATAAAGAAAAAAGAGGCGAAGCAATCAAACGTAGAAGGCAGAACATTAACTGTTGAAGCAACTGCTTACACAGCTAATTGCGCGGGGTGCTCGGGAGTGACTGCAACAGGTGTAAATTTAAATGAAAATGAAAACGCGAAAGTTATTGCTGTTGATCCATCCGTTATACCACTTGGCACAAAGGTTTATGTAGAGGATTATGGATATGCTGTGGCAGCCGATACCGGTGGTGCTATCAATGGGCAGAAGATTGATGTCCATTTCTCAACGAAGGATGAGGCATACAGCTGGGGCAGAAAAACTGTCGATATAACGATATTAGAATAG
- a CDS encoding LysR family transcriptional regulator, translating to MDSRTLQTFILAAEYENFRMVAEKLYITQPAVTFQIRQLEKDLGGKLFAKNGRNIALTELGRLFYMEAKEMVSHYEKSMDKVNRFQQGYHETIRVAIAPLLADTILPSIFRAYTKDFPHVEMSIQVLESNQISTVIENGQVDIGLSCLPGSSIIKTAKFHEEPVSLVCNHDGYDAESGPIIDAQQLLENSIIFTDNHPVYWDGLKEQLKARLDSYKFMKVNQSHITKRFILEGIGVSFLPKSIINREIIEGRLLEVPVHFIDPPVASMYILHKYEHQLESGFVSFISTYYYG from the coding sequence ATGGATAGCCGCACATTGCAAACGTTCATTCTGGCAGCTGAATACGAGAATTTTAGAATGGTTGCCGAAAAGCTTTATATAACGCAGCCAGCAGTCACCTTTCAGATCAGGCAATTGGAGAAAGATCTTGGGGGAAAATTATTTGCGAAAAACGGAAGAAATATAGCTTTAACCGAACTTGGCAGATTGTTTTACATGGAAGCAAAAGAAATGGTATCCCACTATGAAAAAAGTATGGACAAAGTAAATCGTTTTCAACAGGGATACCACGAAACCATAAGAGTTGCAATTGCACCCTTGTTAGCTGATACAATTTTGCCAAGTATTTTTCGGGCGTATACGAAAGATTTCCCGCACGTGGAAATGTCTATACAGGTTTTGGAATCGAATCAAATTTCGACTGTGATTGAAAATGGACAAGTTGATATAGGGCTCTCCTGCTTACCAGGTTCAAGTATTATTAAAACAGCTAAATTTCATGAGGAACCAGTAAGTCTGGTATGTAACCATGATGGTTATGATGCTGAGTCCGGGCCGATAATTGATGCACAGCAGTTGTTGGAGAACTCCATTATATTTACTGATAATCATCCCGTATATTGGGATGGATTAAAAGAACAGTTAAAAGCCAGACTAGACAGCTACAAATTTATGAAAGTTAACCAATCCCACATTACCAAACGATTTATTTTAGAAGGAATTGGAGTAAGTTTTTTGCCAAAGTCAATCATTAACCGTGAAATAATCGAAGGAAGATTATTAGAAGTACCTGTGCATTTTATAGACCCGCCAGTTGCAAGTATGTACATTCTTCACAAGTATGAACATCAACTGGAAAGCGGCTTTGTTTCGTTTATTTCTACTTATTATTATGGTTGA
- a CDS encoding citrate/2-methylcitrate synthase yields the protein MYQPGLKGVIAVETELSNIDGAQGILTYRGTEIQTIIQDYSFEEIAYFLLHGKNPLDTEFQAFQENLKRYRIMPAYLQQIIDQLPEDQSMMDVLRTAISAVSTQESAMYDNAVQLIAITPTIIAYRFNQLRKKPVITPNDNLDHVANFMIK from the coding sequence ATGTATCAACCTGGGTTAAAGGGTGTTATTGCAGTAGAAACGGAACTGAGTAATATCGACGGAGCGCAAGGTATATTGACGTATCGCGGCACAGAAATTCAAACAATTATTCAAGATTATTCGTTTGAGGAAATTGCGTACTTCTTATTGCACGGAAAAAATCCTTTAGATACCGAATTCCAGGCTTTTCAGGAAAACTTGAAAAGGTACCGAATAATGCCCGCATATTTACAACAAATCATTGATCAATTGCCGGAAGACCAAAGCATGATGGATGTATTACGAACAGCTATATCTGCTGTATCAACTCAAGAAAGTGCCATGTATGACAATGCGGTGCAATTGATTGCGATTACACCAACCATTATTGCATATCGATTTAACCAGTTGCGGAAGAAACCAGTAATTACACCTAATGACAACTTAGACCACGTAGCAAATTTTATGATTAAATAA
- a CDS encoding citrate/2-methylcitrate synthase, with protein sequence MLKKYKPSQQLYTNVEYYAAAIMKTLEIDSSLFTAIFSSSRIVGWSAHVMEQANNNTIYRPRAKYVGL encoded by the coding sequence ATTTTAAAGAAATATAAACCAAGTCAGCAATTATATACAAATGTAGAGTATTATGCAGCTGCGATTATGAAAACATTGGAAATCGATTCTAGTTTGTTTACAGCAATATTTAGCTCCAGTCGAATAGTTGGCTGGTCTGCACATGTAATGGAACAAGCAAACAACAATACAATTTACAGACCAAGAGCAAAATATGTTGGTCTGTAA
- a CDS encoding DUF3889 domain-containing protein, whose amino-acid sequence MYPNYAFSQYGNWYANCPCYANSYDYYRNYATEYYNYRQQSVRGQATWTTGGTITKCGIPWTDNQSMTVAVGEGSPYQCGQTLKVRNLSMPGREVLVEVVDTVPGYPANRINLQKKAFEALGANPDQGVINIEIIPSPQLELEKWGKYLLEITQTAYPGYNVTEYNTIGKTQLTPTETKETYEFILQSPQERIKIRGNVIYNTNTERIISFDINEVNE is encoded by the coding sequence ATGTATCCTAATTATGCTTTTAGTCAGTATGGAAACTGGTATGCTAATTGCCCGTGTTATGCCAACTCATACGACTACTACCGTAACTATGCAACCGAGTATTATAATTACCGTCAACAATCCGTTCGTGGGCAAGCCACATGGACAACGGGAGGCACAATTACAAAATGTGGCATCCCATGGACAGATAATCAATCAATGACAGTAGCTGTAGGAGAAGGTTCTCCGTATCAGTGTGGCCAAACCTTAAAAGTTAGAAATCTTTCGATGCCAGGGAGAGAGGTTTTGGTAGAAGTGGTTGACACGGTTCCTGGTTATCCGGCAAATAGAATCAATCTTCAAAAGAAAGCATTTGAAGCGCTTGGGGCTAATCCCGATCAAGGCGTCATCAATATTGAAATAATTCCATCACCTCAATTAGAGCTGGAAAAATGGGGGAAATATTTATTGGAAATTACTCAAACGGCTTATCCCGGGTATAACGTAACAGAATATAATACGATAGGTAAAACCCAATTGACCCCAACAGAAACAAAAGAAACCTATGAATTTATTTTACAATCGCCACAAGAAAGAATAAAGATTCGGGGCAATGTAATTTATAATACAAATACAGAACGAATTATATCGTTTGATATTAATGAGGTAAATGAATGA
- a CDS encoding deoxyribonuclease IV, whose product MKFGSHVSISDGYLGAAQRAASMHASAFQYFPKNPRSLSIKDYSKEDAALCKEFCKKHNLESVTHTPYPTNLTATDDDKRSLVIQSLLNDLAITEACGSIGAIVHFGKLIAADNPLSSYQLIIETLNETLNQWDGHCKILIENNAGKPGSIGTTLEELVQIRNLSDQPEKIGFCLDTCHAFASGLWTGENWEAVLEKGEELGYFEHLAAIHFNNSKYETRLGKDRHANIFDHGCIKESQFDQLMHAPQLKHIPFILETPKREGITHKEEIHQLQDKWGWI is encoded by the coding sequence ATGAAATTTGGCAGTCATGTTTCCATTAGCGATGGGTATTTAGGTGCTGCGCAGAGAGCGGCATCCATGCATGCATCCGCATTTCAGTATTTCCCCAAAAATCCAAGAAGTTTATCGATAAAAGATTATAGTAAAGAGGATGCAGCATTATGTAAGGAATTCTGTAAAAAGCATAATCTGGAATCCGTAACCCACACACCATATCCGACAAACCTGACAGCTACAGATGATGATAAAAGAAGTCTGGTTATCCAATCTCTATTAAATGACTTGGCAATTACCGAAGCATGTGGATCCATTGGTGCGATTGTGCATTTTGGCAAGCTGATCGCTGCAGATAATCCACTCTCTAGTTATCAACTGATTATTGAAACTCTCAATGAAACCTTAAATCAATGGGACGGGCATTGCAAAATACTCATTGAAAATAATGCTGGAAAGCCTGGGTCAATTGGAACAACATTGGAAGAACTTGTTCAGATTCGTAATTTATCCGATCAACCAGAGAAAATAGGATTCTGTCTCGATACTTGTCATGCATTTGCAAGTGGCTTGTGGACCGGTGAAAATTGGGAAGCGGTTTTGGAAAAAGGAGAGGAACTAGGTTATTTTGAGCATTTAGCTGCTATCCATTTTAATAACTCAAAATATGAAACCCGGTTAGGCAAAGACCGTCACGCCAATATATTTGACCATGGATGTATTAAAGAATCTCAATTCGATCAACTTATGCACGCACCACAGTTAAAACACATCCCATTTATTTTAGAAACACCAAAGAGAGAAGGGATCACACATAAGGAAGAGATTCATCAATTACAAGACAAATGGGGATGGATCTAA
- the mutM gene encoding bifunctional DNA-formamidopyrimidine glycosylase/DNA-(apurinic or apyrimidinic site) lyase, whose protein sequence is MPELPEMENYKELLQQKIVGNTISGVMINRDKSINLSSDEFVKNVQTQKIKTIERRAKYLLFHLNNNSVLLLHLMLGGWMFYGTEEDKPDRTVQVQLSFGKQHLYFIGLRLGYLHLLSQEEVKGELADLGPNPLDVNFSLDTFLNLIRNRRGMIKTTLVNQEFLAGIGNRYSDEIAWHAQLLPERNMNELNDKENVQLYQSIKFILKQAIQYGGYMDEPLYKGDTKTGGYLDRTYVYDRKGEACKRCGAPIIKDKISSRKTFYCDECQK, encoded by the coding sequence ATGCCGGAATTACCAGAAATGGAAAATTACAAAGAGTTGCTTCAGCAAAAGATTGTCGGAAATACAATTTCGGGTGTAATGATAAACCGGGATAAATCAATAAATTTGTCCTCGGATGAGTTTGTCAAAAACGTACAAACTCAAAAAATCAAAACAATCGAAAGAAGAGCGAAGTATTTACTCTTCCATCTAAACAACAATTCTGTTTTACTATTGCACCTTATGCTGGGCGGCTGGATGTTTTATGGTACCGAAGAGGACAAGCCGGATCGTACAGTTCAAGTGCAATTATCCTTTGGTAAGCAGCATCTCTATTTTATCGGTCTAAGACTTGGTTACCTTCATCTATTGTCACAGGAAGAAGTGAAGGGGGAATTAGCAGATTTAGGACCGAATCCACTCGATGTAAACTTTTCACTTGATACCTTCTTAAATCTTATTAGGAACAGACGAGGAATGATTAAAACGACACTAGTCAATCAGGAATTCTTAGCGGGGATTGGAAACCGTTATTCTGATGAAATCGCCTGGCACGCACAACTGTTGCCTGAACGCAATATGAATGAACTTAACGATAAAGAAAATGTTCAATTATACCAATCCATTAAGTTTATTCTGAAACAGGCAATCCAGTATGGGGGGTATATGGATGAACCTTTATATAAAGGGGATACCAAAACTGGCGGTTACCTAGATCGGACATATGTGTATGATCGTAAAGGGGAAGCATGTAAGCGCTGTGGCGCACCAATTATTAAAGACAAAATTTCATCCCGAAAAACATTTTATTGTGACGAATGTCAAAAATAA
- a CDS encoding YetF domain-containing protein: protein MKMMYLAAELVVGFILLFILVKFLGKKLINQITPFTFIAAIVLGELLGNALYDEKIGLRYIVFSMILWALLLFIVEILGQKFLPLRKVFEGKPSVLIHNGVLNREQLKKNRMNINQLQSLLRQSETFSIREVAYCYLEANGAISIMKKSPKQKLQQDDINLPAQTVHVPVTLIRDGELLPDELVDMNQNKEWLMNQLKMQGIDNYQDVFLAEWLEGDGLFVQTLEQVSAINK from the coding sequence ATGAAGATGATGTATTTGGCAGCAGAACTGGTTGTTGGTTTCATTTTATTATTTATTCTGGTAAAGTTTCTCGGGAAAAAACTGATTAACCAAATAACACCGTTTACATTTATAGCCGCAATTGTACTTGGTGAATTATTGGGAAATGCTTTGTATGATGAAAAAATTGGATTAAGATATATCGTATTCTCCATGATTTTATGGGCATTATTACTGTTTATTGTAGAAATCCTGGGGCAAAAGTTCCTTCCATTACGAAAAGTCTTTGAGGGAAAACCATCTGTCTTAATCCATAATGGTGTTTTAAACAGGGAGCAATTAAAGAAGAATCGTATGAACATAAATCAACTGCAAAGCCTGCTTAGACAATCCGAAACATTTTCGATACGTGAGGTGGCCTACTGCTATTTAGAAGCCAATGGGGCCATTAGTATAATGAAAAAATCACCAAAACAAAAATTGCAGCAGGATGATATAAATCTTCCTGCACAAACCGTTCATGTTCCAGTTACACTCATCCGAGATGGAGAACTATTGCCAGATGAATTAGTTGATATGAATCAGAATAAAGAATGGTTAATGAATCAACTGAAAATGCAAGGAATTGATAACTATCAGGACGTTTTTCTTGCTGAATGGCTGGAAGGAGATGGCCTTTTTGTACAAACTCTTGAGCAGGTCTCTGCCATAAACAAATAG
- a CDS encoding DNA alkylation repair protein gives MNYLDKLIPLFEDQRNEEQAAPMKKYMKNHFSFLGIKTPARVQLMKEFYIDTAILKRPFQRDLVLTLWGKQEREYQYAALDYIGRSLKKLEKDDLFLLEKLITAKSWWDTVDALAQNPVAKLAASYPEVIPETIDSFVIDENIWLQRTAILFQLKYKQDTDEALLYHYIKHNAASTEFFIQKAIGWALREYSKTNPDSVRDFIKESDLAKLSIREGSKYLK, from the coding sequence ATGAATTATTTAGACAAACTAATTCCGTTATTTGAAGATCAGCGAAACGAAGAACAGGCGGCCCCAATGAAAAAATATATGAAGAATCATTTTTCTTTTCTTGGAATAAAGACACCTGCCAGGGTTCAATTAATGAAAGAGTTTTATATAGATACGGCAATTTTAAAAAGACCATTTCAGCGTGATTTAGTTTTAACATTATGGGGAAAGCAGGAGCGCGAGTACCAATATGCCGCACTTGATTACATAGGCAGGTCCCTAAAAAAATTGGAAAAAGACGATCTTTTTTTACTGGAGAAGTTGATCACAGCCAAATCATGGTGGGACACTGTTGACGCGCTTGCACAAAATCCGGTAGCGAAACTTGCAGCTAGCTATCCTGAAGTCATTCCAGAAACAATTGACAGTTTTGTTATTGATGAAAACATCTGGTTACAACGGACAGCGATCCTTTTCCAGTTAAAGTATAAACAAGATACAGATGAGGCATTATTGTATCATTACATAAAACACAATGCAGCGAGTACGGAGTTTTTTATTCAAAAGGCAATCGGCTGGGCCTTAAGGGAATATTCAAAAACAAATCCAGATTCAGTCAGAGATTTTATAAAAGAATCTGATTTGGCAAAATTAAGTATTCGCGAGGGAAGCAAATATTTAAAATAA
- a CDS encoding D-serine ammonia-lyase produces MWKQKYPLLGDIMNLDPVIWLNSHLKQVNNLPELPLDKHDIEEAEQLWHRFAPYLAKEFPETKETNGIIESPLKRITAMEEEMERFYSAISGKLYLKCDNELPIAGSIKARGGIYEVLHHAENLAIDAGLISENDNYEVFASDKFKSFFNQYNIGVGSTGNLGLSIGIISAKLGFHVSVYMSADAKQWKKDLLRSKGATVLEFTGDFSEAISAGREQTINDPKGYFVDDEDSKHLYVGYSVAALRLRKQLEDQHIQVDAEHPLFVYLPCGVGGSPGGVTFGLKQVFGDHVHCFFVEPTHSPSVLIGLLTGEMDQVSVQDFHIDNRTEADGLAVGRPSQFATPISDHLVSGIYTIEDEELYKMLVMLADSEEIHLEPSATAGLLGPNKMAQSSYLENNRLNAQNATHIAWATGGDLVPEDDWKQLYEKGEKLMK; encoded by the coding sequence ATGTGGAAACAAAAATATCCTTTACTGGGTGATATAATGAACTTGGATCCAGTTATATGGCTAAATTCACATCTGAAACAGGTAAATAATTTACCTGAACTTCCCCTTGATAAACATGATATAGAAGAAGCGGAACAATTATGGCATCGGTTTGCACCATATTTGGCTAAAGAATTTCCTGAAACAAAAGAAACAAACGGCATTATTGAATCACCCTTAAAAAGGATTACAGCTATGGAAGAGGAAATGGAACGGTTTTATTCTGCCATTTCGGGTAAGTTATACCTTAAATGTGATAATGAGCTACCAATTGCTGGTTCTATAAAGGCTCGCGGTGGCATATATGAAGTGCTGCACCACGCTGAAAATTTGGCAATAGATGCTGGTCTTATTAGTGAAAATGACAATTATGAAGTATTTGCAAGTGATAAATTTAAATCATTTTTTAATCAATACAATATTGGTGTTGGATCAACAGGAAACTTAGGATTAAGTATTGGAATCATTAGTGCGAAACTTGGTTTTCATGTATCGGTTTATATGTCTGCTGATGCAAAACAATGGAAAAAAGATTTACTCCGTTCTAAAGGAGCAACCGTACTTGAATTTACCGGCGATTTCAGTGAGGCGATAAGCGCCGGCAGAGAACAAACGATTAATGACCCTAAAGGATATTTCGTTGATGATGAGGATTCCAAACATCTATATGTTGGATACAGCGTGGCTGCGTTACGCCTGCGTAAACAATTGGAGGATCAACACATCCAAGTAGATGCTGAGCATCCGCTGTTTGTTTACTTACCTTGTGGTGTAGGAGGGTCACCAGGAGGCGTCACCTTTGGTTTGAAACAGGTATTTGGTGACCATGTTCATTGCTTTTTCGTTGAACCAACTCACTCACCATCGGTATTAATTGGATTGTTGACTGGTGAGATGGATCAGGTAAGCGTTCAGGACTTTCATATAGATAATCGAACAGAAGCGGACGGTCTAGCAGTGGGAAGACCATCACAATTTGCCACTCCAATCAGTGATCACTTGGTTAGTGGAATATATACCATTGAAGATGAGGAATTGTATAAAATGCTTGTTATGCTTGCAGATTCAGAGGAAATTCACCTCGAACCATCTGCAACTGCCGGATTGCTTGGACCAAATAAGATGGCGCAGTCCAGTTATCTAGAGAACAATCGTTTAAATGCCCAAAACGCAACACATATTGCATGGGCAACTGGCGGGGACCTTGTACCAGAAGATGATTGGAAACAACTCTATGAAAAGGGAGAAAAGTTAATGAAATGA